The following proteins are encoded in a genomic region of Stigmatopora nigra isolate UIUO_SnigA chromosome 3, RoL_Snig_1.1, whole genome shotgun sequence:
- the irx6a gene encoding Iroquois homeobox protein 6a: MLTKEGAMSFSQFGYPYNATSQFFVSANPSTTCCDSISRSVPPDGSTGGAQPQTPAAVAASFCCPAPYENRLLAGSRGELNAAALGVYGSPYAAAAAASQNYANYFPYGTDPSAAIYSSLNPQYDMKESAGTLHSGLSQTAGYYPYDPSLGQYQYDRYGTVDFNSTARRKNATRETTSTLKTWLYEHRKNPYPTKGEKIMLAIITKMTLTQVSTWFANARRRLKKENKMTWSPKNKTGEDRKDDISKSEHDCLTKDSTDCKEEKDLHLSDLDDMDEEECDKLDDECEKVVTDNTVALPVSALKRDCTLELHLNVSNSFHHAFPCTIKTALPTLPADFLDPIGSKTPSTAGTLTSSHCEASDKPRIWSLARTAASSVILSPQHVSELRTSNLSGDCQLQRLAGSPGVPSGQCGLMRGLQEVNSIPGSVTPFPEAPPLHSTVYGPGNYNHKSLQLHCPSYATLPDRGQFSPPEGFSGAKATETSSDISQTCITLHEDKVTAFRPVMKR; this comes from the exons ATGCTTACAAAAGAAGGAGCGATGTCTTTCTCTCAGTTTGGATATCCTTATAATGCAACCTCGCAG TTTTTCGTGTCGGCAAACCCCAGTACGACTTGCTGCGATTCGATTTCCAGGTCGGTGCCGCCGGACGGCTCCACCGGAGGAGCTCAGCCCCAGACCCCCGCGGCTGTAGCCGCTTCCTTCTGCTGCCCGGCACCCTACGAGAACCGGCTGTTGGCCGGGAGCCGCGGCGAGCTCAACGCGGCTGCTCTCGGGGTGTATGGCTCCCCCTACGCGGCAGCGGCTGCGGCCAGCCAGAACTACGCCAACTACTTCCCCTACGGAACAGACCCCTCCGCCGCCATCTACTCCTCTCTG AATCCACAGTACGACATGAAGGAGAGTGCAGGCACTTTACACTCTGGACTCAGTCAAACGGCTGGATACTATCCCTACGATCCATCGCTAGGCCAGTATCAATATGACAG ATACGGAACGGTGGACTTTAACAGTACGGCCAGACGAAAGAACGCCACCCGAGAGACTACCAGCACCTTGAAAACGTGGCTCTATGAGCACCGCAAGAACCCGTACCCGACCAAGGGAGAGAAAATTATGCTTGCCATCATCACCAAAATGACCCTCACCCAGGTCTCCACTTGGTTTGCTAATGCCCGCCGGAGGCTTAAGAAGGAGAATAAGATGACTTGGTCGCCCAAAAATAAGACTGGCGAGGACAGGAAAGATGACATCAGCAAAAGCGAGCATGACTGTCTCACCAAAG ATTCCACTGAttgtaaagaagaaaaagatttGCATCTTAGCGATTTGGACGACATGGACGAGGAAGAGTGTGACAAGCTGGATGACGAATGTGAAAAAGTGGTTACAGACAATACCGTTGCACTCCCCGTCTCAGCCCTCAAGAGAGACTGCACCTTAGAACTACACTTGAATGTGTCAAATAGCTTCCACCACGCGTTcccctgcacaatcaaaaccgCCCTCCCTACACTTCCAGCTGACTTCTTGGATCCCATAGGGTCCAAAACCCCATCTACAGCGGGAACCTTGACCTCATCTCACTGTGAAGCATCAGACAAGCCTCGGATTTGGTCGCTGGCCCGTACAGCGGCGTCGAGTGTTATTTTGAGCCCGCAGCACGTGTCCGAGCTCAGGACAAGCAACCTGAGTGGCGACTGCCAACTCCAAAGGTTGGCGGGGTCCCCAGGAGTTCCCAGTGGACAATGCGGGCTCATGAGAGGCCTCCAGGAAGTTAATAGCATCCCAGGCAGTGTGACCCCATTTCCTGAAGCACCCCCTTTGCACTCTACAGTCTACGGGCCAGGCAACTACAATCATAAGAGCCTCCAGTTGCACTGTCCCTCCTACGCCACCCTTCCAGATAGGGGCCAATTTTCTCCTCCTGAAG GATTCTCTGGTGCTAAAGCAACGGAGACATCATCAGACATCAGCCAAACTTGTATAACCTTACACGAGGACAAGGTCACTGCATTCAGGCCGGTGATGAAGAG ATGA